A part of Pararhizobium sp. A13 genomic DNA contains:
- a CDS encoding LysE family translocator, with protein sequence MQADTFLALFLFAFTTSITPGPNNMMLFASGVNFGFARTIPHMFGIGAGFLSLLIAVGLGLGALLHSVPLLYTVLKFAGGAYLVWIAWKIGTSRSLSEGKSNAVPMTFLQAAAFQWINPKAWVMAVTAMATYTSQQSYLASVIWVGIVFAIVNVPSVSTWAGFGSALKQWLSDPGRLKWFNITMAVLLVVSLWPMLR encoded by the coding sequence ATGCAGGCCGACACGTTTCTGGCGTTGTTTCTCTTTGCTTTTACGACATCGATCACGCCGGGGCCGAACAACATGATGCTGTTCGCATCGGGGGTGAATTTCGGCTTTGCCCGCACCATCCCACATATGTTCGGCATCGGCGCCGGCTTCCTCTCGCTGTTGATCGCCGTCGGTCTCGGCCTTGGTGCGCTCCTGCATTCCGTGCCTCTGCTCTATACCGTGCTGAAATTCGCAGGCGGCGCCTATCTCGTGTGGATCGCCTGGAAAATCGGGACGTCGCGGAGCCTTTCCGAGGGGAAAAGCAATGCCGTGCCGATGACCTTCCTGCAGGCGGCCGCCTTCCAGTGGATCAACCCGAAGGCCTGGGTCATGGCCGTTACCGCGATGGCGACCTATACGAGCCAGCAAAGCTATCTCGCCAGCGTGATATGGGTCGGCATCGTCTTTGCAATCGTCAACGTGCCGAGCGTCTCGACCTGGGCCGGTTTCGGCTCGGCGCTGAAGCAATGGCTGTCCGATCCGGGCCGGCTGAAATGGTTCAATATCACAATGGCGGTCTTGCTCGTCGTTAGCCTTTGGCCGATGCTGCGCTAG
- a CDS encoding GNAT family N-acetyltransferase — translation MIVLETKRLRIRNWLETDRPLFAEINADPKVMEFFPRQRSRQESDALMDEVQRRISETGLGFFALALKETDEPIGFLGLARTDLEPFLPNGTVEIGWRLAIRFWRQGYATEASEAMLRHGFEKHGLGEIVSFAVANNTRSTAVMQRIGMRRDPARDFEHPRVPDTAPQLKHHVLYAISRKEWLAR, via the coding sequence ATGATCGTTCTGGAAACAAAGCGCCTGCGCATCCGCAACTGGCTGGAGACAGACAGGCCGCTCTTTGCCGAAATCAACGCCGACCCAAAGGTCATGGAATTCTTTCCGCGCCAACGCTCGCGCCAGGAATCCGATGCCCTGATGGACGAAGTCCAGCGCCGGATCAGTGAAACCGGCCTGGGCTTTTTCGCACTGGCGCTCAAAGAAACGGATGAGCCGATCGGATTTCTCGGGCTGGCGCGCACGGACCTTGAGCCGTTCCTGCCAAACGGCACAGTCGAAATCGGCTGGCGGCTGGCCATTCGTTTCTGGCGGCAGGGTTACGCGACGGAAGCGTCGGAAGCGATGCTGCGGCATGGCTTCGAAAAGCACGGCCTTGGGGAAATCGTCTCCTTTGCGGTGGCAAACAACACGCGCTCGACGGCGGTGATGCAACGCATCGGCATGCGGCGAGACCCGGCGCGTGACTTCGAACATCCGCGCGTGCCGGACACGGCGCCGCAACTCAAGCATCATGTACTCTATGCCATCAGCCGAAAAGAATGGCTGGCGCGATAA
- the miaA gene encoding tRNA (adenosine(37)-N6)-dimethylallyltransferase MiaA, with amino-acid sequence MMKNLEIGQDAILITGPTASGKSAFAMEMAKRHDGVVINADSMQVYDTLHVLTARPFEQEMQGIPHHLYGHVPASQLYSTGEWFRDAVKLLQAVRGEGRIPVFVGGTGLYFKALTGGLSDMPSVPIAIRGDVRKRLQEEGAEALHAVLSQRDPETAETLRPGDGQRIARALEIFEATGQSIRVFQAQQGLVAIDPEKALKVVVLPERDGLRQRIDRRFAQMLDGGAVEEVEALLSLDLTAEMPAMKAIGVPQIAAMLAGTMTRAEVIETASAATRQYAKRQMTWFRNQLDESWLRWDLDAGS; translated from the coding sequence ATGATGAAAAACCTTGAGATTGGACAGGACGCGATCCTGATAACCGGGCCGACCGCCAGCGGCAAGTCCGCTTTCGCCATGGAGATGGCCAAGCGGCACGATGGTGTGGTCATCAATGCCGACAGCATGCAGGTTTACGACACGTTGCATGTGCTGACGGCGCGGCCGTTCGAACAGGAAATGCAGGGCATTCCGCATCATCTTTACGGCCATGTTCCGGCGTCGCAGCTCTATTCCACCGGCGAATGGTTTCGCGATGCGGTCAAGCTCTTGCAGGCCGTGCGCGGCGAGGGGCGCATTCCGGTCTTCGTCGGCGGCACCGGGCTTTATTTCAAGGCGCTGACCGGTGGCTTGTCCGATATGCCCTCGGTTCCCATCGCCATACGCGGCGATGTCCGTAAGCGCCTGCAGGAAGAGGGGGCTGAGGCGCTGCACGCCGTCCTTTCGCAAAGGGACCCGGAAACCGCCGAGACCCTGCGGCCGGGCGATGGCCAGCGCATTGCCCGGGCTTTGGAAATCTTCGAGGCCACGGGGCAGTCGATCCGGGTCTTCCAAGCGCAGCAGGGCCTGGTTGCCATCGATCCGGAAAAAGCGCTCAAGGTCGTCGTCCTGCCGGAACGTGACGGACTGCGCCAACGGATCGACCGGCGCTTTGCCCAGATGCTGGATGGCGGCGCCGTCGAGGAGGTTGAGGCGTTGCTGTCCCTTGATCTAACGGCCGAGATGCCGGCGATGAAGGCGATCGGCGTGCCGCAGATTGCCGCCATGCTGGCCGGGACGATGACGAGGGCCGAGGTGATTGAAACCGCCTCCGCTGCGACGCGCCAATATGCCAAGCGGCAGATGACGTGGTTTCGCAATCAACTGGACGAGAGCTGGCTGCGCTGGGATCTGGACGCGGGTTCGTGA
- a CDS encoding ACT domain-containing protein — translation MTHKLLIRLVDAEYAITRLNIGTPLPEWLMGPGFWTVSSSREEMTLVCRATRIPSNVQSSGGWRCLRIEQHFTFEVPGVLASVLNPLSDAGVGIFANSTFSTDYVFIIGSDLDKAVAALKAHGHEIMS, via the coding sequence ATGACCCATAAACTGCTGATCCGCCTGGTGGACGCCGAATATGCGATCACGAGGCTCAACATCGGAACGCCGCTGCCGGAATGGCTGATGGGGCCGGGGTTCTGGACCGTATCGAGTTCGCGCGAGGAGATGACGCTGGTCTGTCGTGCCACCCGTATTCCCTCCAACGTCCAGTCATCCGGCGGCTGGCGCTGTCTGCGCATCGAGCAGCATTTCACCTTCGAGGTTCCGGGCGTACTCGCCTCCGTGCTGAACCCCTTGTCGGATGCGGGCGTCGGCATCTTCGCCAATTCGACCTTCAGCACTGACTATGTGTTCATCATCGGCTCGGACCTCGACAAGGCCGTAGCGGCGTTGAAGGCCCACGGTCACGAGATCATGAGTTGA
- a CDS encoding DegQ family serine endoprotease, with product MGLSIRASFFRTATLAAGAALMMNSVSLPSIAAAQTKAPVATQHGPDSVADLAAGLLDAVVNISTSQNVKNDDQAPMPQVPEGSPFQDFFDEFFKGQGGEGGNRQRTVNSLGSGFVIDPTGFIVTNNHVIEGADDIEVNFANGTKLKAKLIGTDTKTDLALLKVEPKKPLTAVPFGDSRQMRIGDWVMAIGNPFGLGGTVTVGIISARGRNINAGPYDNFIQTDAAINKGNSGGPLFNMRGEVIGINTAIISPSGGSIGIGFSVPTELAQNVINQLREFGETHRGWLGVRIQPVTDEIAESLKMETPKGALIAGIIKGGPVDGGTIRTGDVIVKFDGRDVVEMRDLPRAVAESAVGKAVDVVIIRDGKEMTVKVTLGRLEDGENLAGAEADQTPQAQEGTDQAEPPAAELPASDMVLGMKLSVLDAESRKTYGISEDVEGVVIAEVQPQSAAAERRIAPGDVIVEIGQEAMKTPEDVSARVEELKADGRRNALLMIANKTGELRFVTVRME from the coding sequence ATGGGCTTGTCCATCCGCGCTTCCTTCTTCCGCACCGCAACGCTGGCGGCAGGCGCCGCGCTCATGATGAATTCCGTGTCGCTGCCTTCCATCGCCGCAGCCCAGACAAAGGCGCCGGTGGCGACGCAGCATGGTCCGGATTCGGTTGCCGACCTCGCGGCCGGGCTGCTAGATGCCGTCGTCAACATATCGACCTCGCAGAATGTGAAGAACGATGACCAGGCGCCGATGCCGCAGGTGCCGGAAGGCTCGCCATTCCAGGACTTCTTCGACGAGTTCTTCAAGGGCCAGGGCGGCGAAGGCGGCAACCGCCAGCGCACCGTCAATTCGCTGGGCTCCGGTTTCGTCATCGACCCCACTGGCTTCATCGTCACCAACAATCATGTGATTGAGGGCGCCGACGACATCGAGGTCAATTTCGCCAATGGCACCAAGCTCAAGGCAAAGCTGATCGGTACCGACACGAAAACCGATCTTGCGCTGTTGAAGGTGGAGCCGAAGAAACCGCTGACCGCCGTTCCGTTCGGCGATTCCCGCCAGATGCGCATCGGCGACTGGGTGATGGCGATCGGCAACCCCTTCGGGCTTGGGGGCACGGTGACGGTCGGGATCATTTCAGCCCGCGGCCGCAACATCAACGCCGGCCCCTATGATAACTTCATCCAGACGGACGCGGCGATCAACAAGGGCAATTCCGGCGGTCCGCTGTTCAACATGAGGGGCGAGGTGATCGGCATCAATACGGCGATCATTTCTCCGAGCGGCGGCTCGATCGGCATCGGATTTTCCGTTCCGACGGAACTGGCACAGAACGTCATCAACCAGCTCAGGGAATTCGGCGAGACCCATCGGGGCTGGCTCGGCGTGCGTATTCAGCCGGTGACGGACGAAATTGCCGAAAGCCTGAAGATGGAGACGCCGAAAGGCGCGCTTATTGCCGGCATCATCAAGGGCGGCCCGGTTGATGGCGGCACGATCAGGACGGGCGACGTGATCGTCAAGTTCGACGGACGCGACGTTGTCGAAATGCGCGACCTGCCGCGTGCCGTCGCCGAAAGCGCGGTCGGCAAGGCCGTCGATGTCGTCATCATTCGCGACGGCAAGGAGATGACAGTCAAGGTGACGCTCGGCCGTCTTGAGGATGGCGAAAATCTCGCGGGCGCAGAGGCGGATCAGACCCCGCAAGCCCAGGAAGGAACGGACCAGGCTGAGCCGCCGGCGGCTGAACTGCCAGCTTCCGACATGGTGCTCGGAATGAAGCTCTCGGTTCTCGATGCGGAAAGCCGCAAGACCTATGGCATTTCCGAGGATGTCGAGGGTGTCGTCATTGCCGAGGTGCAGCCGCAGTCGGCCGCGGCGGAACGGCGGATCGCGCCGGGCGACGTGATCGTCGAGATCGGCCAGGAGGCTATGAAGACGCCGGAGGACGTGTCGGCGCGGGTCGAGGAACTGAAGGCCGACGGACGGCGCAACGCGCTCCTGATGATTGCCAACAAGACGGGCGAGTTGCGGTTCGTCACCGTGCGGATGGAATAG
- a CDS encoding DUF87 domain-containing protein: MLNSDLHSSISAGEQDRRDTLKRGNRFLGRVVACSGSRATIAALAENGETALTELWSVGRLISISVGENRVVALVYSMQTATNEWGEELDNTFRIEVELMGEVHVGPTGREEFSAGISQYPYLGAIAHRIRSADLARIYDTGKNENCVIGQLTQDESLDATIHVPSMLSKHFAIVGTTGVGKSTAVSLLLRKAIAADPKLRVLILDPHNEFAAAFPDIAVVIDTDNLDLPFWLMKLEEFAEVIFRGRPAIPEELDILRDVIPEAKKAFKGSAESGLARRTSEKSSITADTPVPYRMADLLALIDERIGRLEGRNEKPHLRSLKVKVIGAINDPRYNFMFSSNTITDTILETIAKIFRIPGDGRPVTTFQLAGIPSEVVNSVASVLCRMAFEIGLWSNGGVHMLVVCEEAHRYVPADISLGFVPTRQAIARIAKEGRKYGVSLGIITQRPGELDPTILSQCSTVFAMRLSNDRDQDIIRSAIPNSSISTTSFISSIGNGEAIAFGEAVAVPMRMRFTRVDERNLPKANGVGVKATDETPDTVDLRSVVARMRALNGPDISGFQQAYSASMGALAQDSAPIDDDFADEQEAGGIGMVPRSDGDAPAIEPYNPAMLPRAEPVNPQLDRFNQIRNQLLSEDLPAQPKPEPYRAPAPRVTPSFAQPGSDQPRPSLRESLLKKPLSSIIRK; this comes from the coding sequence TTGCTGAACAGCGATCTTCATTCATCGATCAGTGCTGGAGAACAGGATCGGCGCGATACCCTGAAACGGGGCAATCGCTTCCTTGGCCGCGTCGTTGCGTGCAGCGGTTCGCGGGCAACGATTGCTGCTCTGGCGGAAAACGGTGAGACCGCGCTGACCGAATTATGGTCCGTCGGCAGGCTGATCTCGATCAGTGTCGGCGAGAACCGCGTCGTCGCCCTCGTCTATTCCATGCAGACCGCTACCAACGAATGGGGCGAGGAACTCGACAATACCTTCCGCATCGAAGTCGAACTGATGGGCGAAGTCCATGTCGGCCCGACCGGCCGCGAGGAATTTTCCGCCGGCATCAGCCAATATCCCTATCTCGGCGCCATTGCCCACCGCATTCGCTCGGCCGACCTTGCCCGCATCTACGACACCGGTAAGAACGAAAATTGCGTTATCGGCCAGTTGACCCAGGATGAGAGCCTCGACGCCACCATTCACGTACCCTCAATGCTCTCGAAGCATTTTGCCATCGTCGGCACAACCGGCGTCGGCAAGTCGACGGCCGTCAGCTTGCTGCTGCGCAAGGCAATCGCGGCGGATCCGAAACTGCGTGTGCTTATTCTCGATCCGCACAACGAATTCGCGGCTGCCTTTCCCGATATCGCTGTCGTCATCGATACCGATAATCTCGATCTGCCTTTCTGGCTGATGAAGCTCGAGGAGTTCGCCGAAGTCATTTTTCGCGGCCGGCCGGCCATCCCGGAAGAACTCGACATCCTTCGGGATGTCATTCCGGAAGCGAAAAAGGCATTCAAGGGCTCGGCGGAATCCGGTCTTGCACGCCGGACCAGCGAAAAAAGCTCGATCACCGCCGACACCCCTGTCCCCTACCGCATGGCCGATCTTTTGGCACTGATCGACGAGCGCATCGGGCGGCTGGAAGGGCGCAACGAGAAGCCGCATCTGCGCTCGCTCAAGGTCAAGGTGATCGGCGCGATCAACGACCCGCGCTATAATTTCATGTTCTCGTCGAACACCATCACCGACACGATCCTCGAGACGATCGCCAAGATCTTCCGCATTCCGGGAGACGGCAGGCCGGTGACGACGTTCCAGTTGGCCGGCATCCCCTCGGAAGTCGTCAATTCGGTCGCCTCCGTGCTTTGCCGCATGGCGTTCGAAATCGGCCTCTGGAGCAATGGCGGTGTCCATATGCTCGTCGTCTGCGAGGAGGCACACCGCTACGTCCCGGCCGATATCAGCCTTGGCTTCGTTCCGACCCGCCAGGCCATTGCCCGCATCGCCAAGGAAGGTCGTAAGTACGGCGTCTCGCTCGGCATCATTACACAGCGTCCCGGCGAACTCGATCCGACCATCCTGTCACAATGTTCGACCGTCTTTGCCATGCGCCTGTCCAATGATCGCGACCAGGACATCATCCGCTCGGCCATCCCGAACTCGTCGATTTCGACGACCAGCTTCATCTCGTCGATCGGCAATGGCGAAGCCATCGCCTTCGGCGAGGCGGTGGCGGTGCCGATGCGTATGCGCTTTACCCGCGTCGACGAAAGGAACCTGCCGAAAGCCAATGGCGTCGGCGTCAAGGCAACGGACGAAACCCCCGACACCGTCGATCTGCGCTCCGTGGTGGCACGGATGCGCGCCCTGAACGGCCCCGACATTTCCGGTTTCCAGCAGGCCTATTCCGCCAGCATGGGCGCGCTTGCGCAAGACAGCGCGCCCATCGATGACGACTTCGCTGACGAGCAGGAAGCCGGCGGCATCGGGATGGTCCCGAGAAGCGACGGCGACGCGCCGGCTATCGAACCATACAACCCGGCCATGCTGCCGCGGGCGGAGCCGGTCAACCCACAACTCGATCGTTTCAACCAGATCCGCAATCAGTTGCTCTCGGAAGACCTTCCGGCCCAGCCGAAGCCGGAGCCTTACCGGGCGCCTGCGCCGCGCGTCACCCCAAGCTTTGCCCAACCCGGATCGGACCAGCCCCGGCCATCCCTGCGCGAAAGCCTCTTGAAGAAACCGTTGAGCAGCATCATCCGCAAGTAG
- the serB gene encoding phosphoserine phosphatase SerB, giving the protein MAFVATLVANPSNPVLTPALAEEAAAAVDASGLYWLADGIACDIALKDGANPDWQEALLRGVVGDAPVDVVVQDAETRRKKLLIADMDSTMIGQECIDELAAEVGLKDKVAAITARAMNGEIAFEPALIERVALLKGLPVTVVGDVIAKRITLTSGGKELIATMKAKGYYTALVSGGFTVFTGPIAETLGFHENRANILLEEGGCLTGTVAEPILGKQAKVDALVDISTRLGISTAEALAVGDGANDLGMLHLAGAGVALHAKPVVSSQVKIRIDHADLTALLYIQGYRKTDFVL; this is encoded by the coding sequence ATGGCCTTCGTTGCCACGCTTGTTGCCAATCCGTCAAATCCCGTTCTGACACCGGCGCTCGCCGAAGAGGCCGCCGCCGCCGTCGATGCCTCCGGCCTTTACTGGCTCGCCGACGGTATCGCCTGTGACATCGCGCTGAAGGATGGTGCCAATCCCGATTGGCAGGAAGCGCTGCTGCGTGGCGTCGTCGGCGATGCGCCGGTCGATGTCGTCGTGCAGGATGCCGAGACGCGCCGCAAGAAGCTTCTGATTGCCGACATGGATTCGACCATGATCGGCCAGGAATGCATCGACGAGCTTGCCGCCGAAGTTGGCCTCAAGGACAAGGTCGCGGCCATTACGGCGCGGGCCATGAACGGCGAGATCGCCTTCGAACCGGCACTGATCGAGCGTGTCGCCCTGCTCAAGGGCCTGCCGGTCACCGTCGTCGGCGATGTCATTGCCAAGCGCATCACGCTTACATCAGGCGGTAAGGAACTCATTGCGACGATGAAGGCCAAGGGCTACTACACCGCTCTCGTCTCGGGCGGCTTCACAGTCTTCACCGGCCCGATCGCCGAAACACTCGGCTTCCACGAGAACCGCGCCAACATCCTCCTCGAAGAGGGCGGCTGTCTGACCGGCACTGTTGCCGAGCCTATCCTCGGTAAACAGGCCAAAGTCGATGCGCTCGTCGATATCTCCACCAGGCTTGGCATCTCGACGGCTGAAGCGCTCGCCGTTGGCGACGGCGCCAACGATCTCGGCATGCTGCATCTCGCCGGCGCCGGCGTCGCGCTGCACGCCAAGCCCGTCGTCTCCTCGCAGGTGAAAATCCGCATCGACCACGCCGACCTCACCGCCCTCCTCTACATCCAGGGCTACAGGAAAACGGATTTCGTTTTATGA
- the ilvN gene encoding acetolactate synthase small subunit has translation MNAHLQPTGSAYFIAKETEKAENHTLSVLVDNEPGVLARVIGLFSGRGYNIESLTVSETEHQTHLSRITIVTRGTPHVLEQIKAQLERIVPVHRVVDLTVRAAELGHDRPIEREVALVKVSGHGESRAETLRLADAFHAKVIDATLEHFILEITGKSSKIDQFIAIMKPLGVIEVCRTGIAAMNRGPQGM, from the coding sequence ATGAACGCACATCTTCAGCCGACCGGCTCGGCCTATTTCATCGCCAAGGAAACCGAGAAGGCGGAAAACCACACGCTTTCGGTTCTCGTCGATAACGAGCCGGGCGTTCTCGCCCGCGTCATCGGCCTGTTTTCCGGCCGGGGCTACAATATCGAGAGCCTGACCGTCTCGGAAACCGAACATCAGACGCACCTCTCGCGCATCACCATCGTCACGCGCGGCACGCCGCATGTGCTGGAGCAGATCAAGGCACAACTGGAGCGCATCGTGCCGGTTCACCGCGTCGTCGACCTGACGGTAAGGGCCGCCGAACTCGGCCACGACCGGCCGATTGAGCGCGAAGTGGCGCTGGTGAAGGTCAGTGGGCACGGCGAGAGCCGGGCGGAGACGCTGCGCCTTGCCGACGCCTTCCATGCCAAGGTGATCGACGCGACGCTCGAGCACTTCATCCTGGAGATCACTGGCAAGTCGTCGAAGATCGACCAGTTCATCGCCATCATGAAGCCGCTTGGCGTCATCGAAGTCTGCCGCACCGGCATCGCTGCGATGAACCGCGGCCCGCAGGGAATGTAA
- a CDS encoding aldo/keto reductase has product MHDAIPTTPFPNGRTVPVIGQGTWHMGERKASAAEEARSLRHGLDLGMTLIDTAEMYADGGAERVVSEAIKGRRGDAFVVSKILPTNASRDGTIKACEASLKRLGTDHIDLYLLHWRGRYRLSETVEAFETLRQAGKIGAWGVSNFDSDDMEELFAVPDGGKVATNQVLYNLNRRGIEYDLLKDSLARGIPVMAYSPLDEGRLLRHPDLIHIAKAHQATVAQIALAFLIRNPGVIVIPKTGMPERVRENRATVEVHLTADDLAMLDKAFPPPQRKMPLEMI; this is encoded by the coding sequence ATGCACGACGCCATTCCGACCACCCCCTTTCCCAACGGCAGGACTGTTCCCGTCATCGGCCAGGGCACATGGCATATGGGCGAGCGCAAGGCGAGTGCCGCCGAGGAGGCCAGGAGCCTGCGGCATGGCCTCGATCTCGGCATGACGCTGATCGACACGGCAGAAATGTATGCGGATGGCGGCGCCGAACGGGTCGTGTCTGAGGCGATCAAGGGCCGGCGCGGCGACGCCTTCGTCGTCAGCAAGATTCTGCCCACCAATGCGAGCCGCGACGGTACAATCAAAGCCTGCGAGGCGAGCCTGAAACGGCTCGGCACCGACCATATCGACCTCTATCTGCTGCACTGGCGCGGCCGCTACCGGCTTTCTGAAACGGTGGAAGCCTTCGAGACGCTGCGGCAGGCGGGCAAGATCGGCGCCTGGGGCGTCTCCAATTTCGATTCCGACGACATGGAGGAACTGTTCGCCGTGCCGGACGGCGGCAAGGTCGCCACCAATCAGGTGCTTTACAACCTCAACCGCCGCGGCATCGAATACGATCTCCTGAAGGACAGCCTGGCCCGCGGCATCCCGGTCATGGCCTATTCACCGCTCGACGAAGGTCGGCTCCTGCGCCACCCGGACCTCATCCACATCGCCAAGGCGCACCAGGCGACTGTCGCGCAGATCGCGCTTGCCTTCCTCATCCGCAATCCTGGTGTCATCGTCATCCCGAAGACCGGGATGCCGGAACGCGTGCGGGAAAACCGGGCGACTGTGGAGGTCCATCTGACGGCGGACGACCTAGCGATGCTCGACAAGGCTTTCCCGCCGCCTCAGCGAAAAATGCCGCTGGAGATGATTTGA
- a CDS encoding DUF2065 domain-containing protein, producing the protein MSDFLTGIAFFLIIEGLVYALAPLVLVEMAKRLPHIPEQQLRLFGLVSVAIGVALVWMVRG; encoded by the coding sequence ATGAGTGATTTTCTGACAGGAATTGCATTTTTCCTGATCATCGAGGGGCTGGTGTACGCACTGGCCCCTTTGGTTTTGGTGGAAATGGCGAAACGATTGCCCCATATTCCGGAGCAACAGTTGCGGCTGTTCGGACTTGTCTCCGTTGCCATCGGCGTGGCACTTGTCTGGATGGTTCGAGGATAG
- a CDS encoding acetolactate synthase 3 large subunit, translating into MSGTDNQTQGNQTQGNQMTGAEIVLQALRDNGVQHIFGYPGGAVLPIYDEIFQQDDIQHILVRHEQGAGHMAEGYARSTGKVGVMLVTSGPGATNAVTPLQDALMDSIPLVCLTGQVPTSLIGSDAFQECDTVGITRPCTKHNWLVKDVNQLAGIIHEAFRIAQSGRPGPVVVDIPKDVQFATGTYTPPSAAKVQHSYQPKVQGDMRRIEQAIELMKGARRPVIYSGGGVVNSGLEASHLLRELVELTGFPITSTLMGLGAYPASGKNWLGMLGMHGTYEANMAMHDCDVMVCIGARFDDRITGRLNAFSPNSKKIHIDIDPSSINKNVRVDVPILGDVGSVLEDMVRLWRASTAKEADKSRLEDWWTSIARWRARNSLAYKPSDDVIMPQYAIQRLYELTKHRDTYITTEVGQHQMWAAQFYGFEHPNRWMTSGGLGTMGYGFPAAVGVQVAHPESLVIDIAGDASIQMCIQEMSCAVQYNLPVKIFILNNQYMGMVRQWQQLLHGNRLSNSYTEAMPDFVKLAEAYGGVGIRCEKPGDLDAAIQQMIDSPAPVIFDCRVANLANCFPMIPSGKAHNEMLLPDEATDEAVANAIDAKGRALV; encoded by the coding sequence ATGAGCGGCACAGACAACCAGACGCAGGGCAACCAGACGCAGGGCAACCAGATGACAGGGGCGGAAATTGTTCTTCAGGCACTGAGGGACAATGGCGTGCAGCATATTTTCGGCTATCCTGGCGGCGCCGTCTTGCCAATCTATGACGAAATCTTCCAGCAGGACGATATCCAGCACATCCTGGTGCGCCACGAGCAGGGCGCTGGTCACATGGCCGAAGGCTATGCCCGCTCGACCGGCAAGGTCGGCGTCATGCTGGTGACCTCCGGTCCGGGTGCGACCAATGCCGTCACGCCGTTGCAGGATGCGCTGATGGACTCGATTCCGCTCGTCTGCCTGACCGGCCAGGTTCCGACATCGCTGATCGGCTCGGACGCCTTCCAGGAATGCGATACCGTTGGTATCACGCGGCCCTGCACCAAGCACAACTGGCTGGTCAAGGACGTCAACCAACTGGCCGGCATCATCCACGAAGCCTTCCGCATCGCCCAGTCCGGTCGTCCGGGGCCAGTCGTCGTCGATATTCCCAAGGACGTCCAGTTCGCCACCGGCACCTATACGCCGCCATCGGCCGCCAAGGTCCAGCACAGCTATCAGCCGAAGGTGCAGGGCGACATGCGCCGCATCGAGCAGGCCATCGAACTGATGAAGGGCGCTCGCCGCCCCGTCATCTATTCCGGCGGCGGCGTCGTCAACTCCGGTCTGGAAGCGTCGCATCTGCTCCGTGAACTGGTGGAGTTGACGGGCTTTCCGATCACCTCGACGCTGATGGGGCTCGGCGCTTATCCGGCTTCCGGCAAGAACTGGCTCGGCATGCTGGGTATGCACGGCACTTATGAGGCCAACATGGCGATGCATGATTGCGACGTCATGGTCTGCATCGGCGCCCGCTTCGACGACCGTATCACCGGCCGCCTCAATGCCTTCTCGCCGAACTCGAAGAAAATCCATATCGACATCGACCCGTCGTCGATCAACAAGAATGTTCGTGTCGACGTACCGATCCTCGGCGACGTCGGCTCCGTTCTGGAGGACATGGTTCGCCTGTGGCGCGCGTCCACCGCCAAGGAGGCGGACAAGAGTCGTCTTGAAGACTGGTGGACCAGCATTGCCCGCTGGCGTGCGCGCAATTCGCTCGCCTACAAGCCGAGCGACGACGTCATTATGCCGCAATACGCCATCCAGCGGCTCTATGAACTGACCAAGCACCGCGATACCTACATCACCACCGAAGTCGGCCAGCACCAGATGTGGGCGGCGCAGTTCTACGGTTTCGAACATCCGAATCGCTGGATGACCTCGGGCGGCCTCGGCACGATGGGCTACGGCTTCCCGGCGGCGGTCGGCGTGCAGGTCGCGCATCCGGAGAGCCTCGTCATCGACATCGCCGGCGACGCCTCGATCCAGATGTGCATCCAGGAAATGTCCTGTGCCGTGCAGTATAACCTGCCGGTCAAGATCTTCATCCTGAACAACCAGTACATGGGCATGGTGCGCCAGTGGCAGCAGCTGCTGCATGGCAACCGCCTGTCGAATTCCTATACCGAAGCCATGCCCGATTTCGTCAAGCTGGCGGAAGCCTATGGCGGCGTCGGCATCCGCTGTGAAAAACCGGGCGACCTCGACGCTGCGATCCAGCAGATGATCGACAGCCCGGCGCCGGTGATCTTCGACTGCCGCGTGGCCAATCTCGCCAACTGCTTCCCGATGATCCCTTCGGGCAAGGCGCATAACGAGATGCTTTTGCCGGACGAGGCAACGGACGAGGCGGTCGCCAACGCGATCGATGCCAAGGGCCGCGCGCTGGTTTGA